A window of Amaranthus tricolor cultivar Red isolate AtriRed21 chromosome 8, ASM2621246v1, whole genome shotgun sequence genomic DNA:
gacaataaaaaaaacaggTTTTAGTATCTTTAGGGTGGAAGATTGCTGGTGTTGGAGATGTTTTAACCGGGGGCATATGAACTTAATTCGTggattcataaataaaatagaaaagcaTGACTTTTCTTCCAATgcttgttttctttttctttgttaGTTATTGTTTTGATGAGTTCAACTTTGGTCTAATGTATTAATGATTTCATCACAACTTGATTACAGCGTGCGTGTTTGAGCCTGTTTGACTACAGttctatttcattttaatttggatATTCAAACTCGAGTTTCTAAAGCTACTTGTGTTCTTCAGCTTAGTCATTCTAGTCTTGTTTGCCAggcttcttttcttttttgccTTTTATTGTCAGCCTTAATGAAATTGTTTcgttttgatttctttttgtcTTTGTTACTTAACTTATATTTCTCATTAAAGTGCTGAACATGTCTGCTCATCAAGTCTTGTTTGTTTGAACAGAGCCCTGTTTCCCATATCCCTGATGCTGTTTATAGGACATCAGTTGACTGGATCAACCAACGTTCAGGGACAGCTCTTAGTTCCTTTGTTATATTGCTTCTGGATACTATACTTACAGATTTGAATAATCAACTTCCTAGCATCAAAAATGCTAAGAAGGCAAGTCTGCAGCCATCTTCCAAATCTCAGGTGATCACTGTCGCACTATTTTAAAATCTGAACAGCATGCTTGTCATATAATGTTTCGATTTGTGGATGCCTTTACATTTCCCATTTAGTGATCTGTGTACCGTGTACTATGGCCTATGGGTGTAAGGTATTGTCAAATGAAACATGGCAGCATTTTTACTGCAGTCTTTATAGAGATGGTATGGTTACCATTCCATGTTATGCTTTTTGTTTTGTACTTGAAATGTAAATGAGTTACAAAGGATTACCGATTACCTGATGCTTAGTGTTATTCTTACTTAATTCACtatttatttgcttttttaatttacaattaCCCAAAATGGgctaaaaataaaccaaaaccAGCCATAATGCCCCGGAGATAAGTAAATTAGGTAACAATGTTTAGTGCATTGCTGTTCTGTGTGGAAATTTGAGACAAGCTGGATATAAGTTCAGGCTATCCTATTTTAGTCTGCTTCTAAGATGTACAAATCTAACTGCCTTTTGCCTTATCACTTACTGGGTGTATCTTATACCAacattatccttttgaaagagaaataaaatttcTGCTTGGGTCTTCTTTTGTTTGATGTATCATATCTCTAGTGCATGAAAACTGAGTGATGATCTTCTGATGGGCACTCCTACCCTTGTTCTCAAcattaaagaagaaaatattCTTTAAGAAGATAGATGTCAAAGTTGAGTAGAAGTGGCACAAGTTCCTATTTTCTCGGTGGAATAAACATGAATCTAGGGAGGGTGTCAGGTGGGCTGCCTTCATCACAGGAAACACCCTTAGGATGTGTTGGAGAAGTATCTATGCTATTATGTTACCCACAGGTCTATTACTTGGTAAATAATGTGTCATATTACTCTTTTCTTTcaatataatattacaatttCCCCATCACTTTTAGATGTAAATTTACTGTCCCTATTTCTGAAGGATGCTGTGATCTCTCCTAGGTTGCCGTGTTTGTGGTTTTGGCTTTGGTTTTAAGGCGTAAACCCGATGTACTTGTGAGTTTGTTGCCCATGTTGAGGGAGAACTCCAAGTATCAAGGACAGGAGAAGCTTTCAATCATCATATGGATGATCTCACAGGTTGTCTTTCGTGTTAGTCGCAATTTATATGAATGATATTGAGTTTAATCATTTGTCTCCTTTGACTGCCTTTCTTGTTCTCTGACCAAATAAACTATATATAGGCCTGTCAAGGTGATCTGGCTGTTGGCTTATTTGCTTGGGCCCATAACCTCTTGCCATTGCTTAGCAGCAAATCCACCAACAATCCACTTTGTAGGGACCTAATCCTACAGTTAGTTGAGAGGTTTGGAAAATTTCTCATTCTTTTgcacatcacatttttattttttataatttagttaaaaagtTTTAATTGCAGAATACTGGAAGCACCAAAGGCTCGCACTATATTGGTCAATGGAGCTGTTAGGAAAGGAGAACGTCTGATTCCTCCAGCTGAATTTGAGATCTTGATGCGGGTGACCTTTCCTGTAGCATCTGCCAGAGTAAAGGTGTGTAATCTATCCATGGGCATTCCTGTACCTATGTTCATTTTGAATGTACATCTAATACCTGTGCATGTGTTCTTTGCAGGCAACTGAGAGGTTTGAGGCTGTATATCCGATCCTGAAAGAAGTTGCTCTTGCTGGCGCAGCTGGAAGTAAAGCGATGAAACAAGTGTCACAGCATATGTTTGGATTTGCTATATTAGCAGCTGGAGAAGGTAATTGCTACCATTCAACATTGCATTATTCTCTTATATGTCTATGCAGTATAGCATAATTCATGAAATCGCGATTTTCTCAATATTGTGAAAAAATACcccaaaatcgaccataatttGCTTCTTTTGATTCAGGATTCGTGAAGAGATTAGTCTATCATGTGATACTGTGTCTGTATTTGAAAGTCttagaaaaaatattttaagtgtcttCCGTCTCCTGATCTTACAGGTAAGCCTGAGCTCGCTAAAGAAGTGACTGATCTCATAAGTTGGTGCTTGACTCAAAACAGTGACATCTTTAAGCAATGGGTAATTTGATGCTGCTGCCATTATTATTGAGCATTCAGCTTTTTTAACACATTTACTTGGGTATTATTGTCTTCTGCTGTGTACATTATGCAATATCTTGCTCATTTTGCAGGACAAGGTATACCTGGATAATCTGGAGGCAAGTGTTGCTGTTCTGAAAAAGCTTTCAGAGGAGAGGATTGAACAGCAGCTCAATCCGTCATCCCTTGATGTTGTCAAGCAAACTCTGAAAAGTTTCCAACAACAGGTAGATTTCCTTGTTTTCACCCCACCCTTTTAATTTATGCATCTACATTTGAGCTGTGTATTGGCAGAAATAGGCGAAAAGGTTATAAAATTAACTTGATGTATATTGGTATGGATCAGTTGTGATATTGTGTACTTGTTTATTAATTTTCGGTTCTGCTATTCTCAGAATGAGAAGGCATTGTCTGGAAAGAGTTCTGGACAAGCATCTCTTGTCAAGGATGCTGACAAGTACTGTAAAGTCATATTGCGAAGATTGTCACGAGGTCATGGCTGTGTGAAAGCCGTGGTTTTTGTTGCTGTTGCAACGGCGGTGAGTGCTGCCGTTCTGTCTTCTAACGTAGAGTCGTTTGATTGGAAGAGGGTTTCCGTCATGCTAAGCTCTTTTCAATCTTTCTAAATTCTAAGGAAAGCTTAGGGGCTGCACATTGTCCTTTCCGTTGTTAGTACAAGTATTTCTCGAGAGGAAGCAACATCAAACAAGTTCACCTCTCATAATAACCGTCAAATAGAGCATGGTGTACGAGGAGTTAGGATGGAAAGGATGCCACAAACCAATTGGCTACATGATAGTTTCAAGTCGGTCCATGACCTTTTTCGACCGATTTgattgtttgtttattttaccTGAGTTTTCTTTGAGGCTTCCTTTTTACTGCTATAGTTCTTTTAAATGACAACAAATGCCTGTATTTATGTATTTGCTTGTTTTTTAATGGCCATATTTTATTGTATCTTTCCTTTGATGGTATATCATCTTATACACCCCATTTCAAGAATAATTATTCATTTAGATCTCAGAAATTGAAAGTTAAAAACCggattaatattttcattcttttttttcaatGCTCAAGTGTCTCTCAAGTTCCACCTAGGTGGAATTTGGGAGGTGATATACACACTCTTTCGGCTTGTTTTAGAAATgtggaattttttatttttaatttataataattttttaaattaggcTGGCCAAATTTGATAGTCTCTTTGAGAGGCAGTTTTCAGTAACAATAATCCGTTATTGTAATGACATTAACGCATTTGGCTGCATTTGtgtctgttttttttttaaaaaaattttttttacaaaattatagcTCGAATAGTTTAACTTACAATTGTCTGTAGCTAAATGCTTTTTTAGGCGCTTGATAAAAACGATAATAATTAATTGTAAAATAggaaacaaaataagaaaaaatgatatttatatttgtaaCAATGAAAGTACAAAAATGGTAGTCataaattctaaatttaatGCAATACTTATA
This region includes:
- the LOC130821112 gene encoding uncharacterized protein LOC130821112, which gives rise to MEDFNFNVEHTDASSMAVNSNNHGWQKVTYTKRRKNQQQNKQKPVTAIASSTSDKDNNVFRDLDQQKEDRHRRFVEEQKNKPATYFDDDDVPKSRSKSRDDSDDSDSEKEKVNVNLNVKDENKEKKKKKKVDKKPKVSVSEAAAKMDASDLAAFLLDLSGSYEDQEDIQLMRFADYFARAFSGVSSAQFPWVKIFRESPVAKLSESPVSHIPDAVYRTSVDWINQRSGTALSSFVILLLDTILTDLNNQLPSIKNAKKASLQPSSKSQVAVFVVLALVLRRKPDVLVSLLPMLRENSKYQGQEKLSIIIWMISQACQGDLAVGLFAWAHNLLPLLSSKSTNNPLCRDLILQLVERILEAPKARTILVNGAVRKGERLIPPAEFEILMRVTFPVASARVKATERFEAVYPILKEVALAGAAGSKAMKQVSQHMFGFAILAAGEGKPELAKEVTDLISWCLTQNSDIFKQWDKVYLDNLEASVAVLKKLSEERIEQQLNPSSLDVVKQTLKSFQQQNEKALSGKSSGQASLVKDADKYCKVILRRLSRGHGCVKAVVFVAVATAVSAAVLSSNVESFDWKRVSVMLSSFQSF